The DNA window agacttagaccacaggggtttaaatcctaacagactgtgaccacaggggtttaaatccgattttttttaccacagggctatcatccgaataccttatgaccacggggatcatttatccgattaggcaaTTAAAAAATACAAGCTAAACTTAACGTGGCAAGATTCTTTTAGTtcagaaaaagataaaataataataaaaaaaaattggttggcAGGACAAAAAAAATCTTGAAAAATGTGATAAAGCAACGTATGTTTGTAAGCTcctcttttatttctcttttcttttctacacGTTTGCTGTCTTATTTCCCTTTCtcctctttttctttcatttttagcttcttttttttttttttttttttttctgatgatCAATATTGTTTTTTCTGCAGTTACTGCTTTAACCAAAAAACTTTTGCTAATGTGTTAAAGGATGTTGGCATGtgttatccaaaaaaaaaaagtattgatttcacatttttttgtgtgtaaaTAGTTGATCCTAACATGAATTTTCCGTTCTTTTTATGTATATAAACAATGGTCTCTTTAGGATCATTGTCAAGGGGGAATACTAGATTAACCATTTTTGTGTACTGATGATAAGGCATTTGATAAATGTATTTTCTGTAAATTATATCAACTTACACaactttgtaaaaatatttgttccATTTTATGTTTAGTATTTATAACTCTTTGCatatttatatgttaaaaacataatctatagTTATATTTTCGCTCCCGCAACAACGTGCGGGCAAAATTTACTAGTTGAaactaaaacccaaatttttgtATGACATTGTGACATTTTAAAGATGATTTATGAAGTTACaattacccccaaacttagtgCAAACTATAACTTTATAAAAACCCTCCAGCAACTCAGCAATGTTTGTCGTTGTCACAGAACAGTATATGGTAAGTAAACCCTCCAGGAAGAGTTGTTACCAGAAGAGATAAAAGAAAACCCACCCTACTAAGTTTTACTTAAATCACAATAGAAGAAAAGGTGCAAACTTTCGGATTCCATGCCTATAAACCTCACAAGGCAATGCACAGAATAAAGCTACCTCAATTTGTTACCTTAATCATATTTTGGTCTCTCAAGTTTTCAAAGTTTTTGTCTGCCTCTCTGGGTAGTGATTTCTGGGTAAGCTtagctccttcttcttctctctctctctctccctccctctctctctccttataAAATCCTCCCCATTAATTATTTGATCTTCTTTATATAAATACTTTGAATGTTTTATTTGCTCTGTTCTGTGTTCATATCAATTCGAAGCTATGTTTTTGCTCTACACATTGAATGTCAATATTTATGCAAGCATTTTATTTTTGCCTGTATAAATTTTCTTTTAGGAACAACTTCCGGTGTTAAAATGGCTTACGTCCCACCCCACAAGCGGCATTTAAAGGAAACCGAGAGGCCGTTGCTGACGCCGGAGCTGTTTGCTCCCCAGTTCAAGAAAAACTTAAATGTCAAGCCATCAGAGTTTGATGTTGAAACAAGTTCAAAGTCATTTCTTTATGCAAACCATGCTCTATCGAGATTTTACACCGTTGGTTTGGATGACCAGAACCAGTTTCCGTCTACAGTTAAGCTTGAGCCCATTTCCTTGGACTCTACCTACTGGAATAATGAAGAAAACCTCTAGCTTTGGTAAACTCTTGCCTAGATAATGGTAAGTAGTAGTTTAACATATGGTTAATATAGTTAATCGaattatatatatgaatatttttaaattaatttttctttcttggtttataGAATGGAAATTGCCAAAGAGTCCTTGGGTATCTATAGCAGAAATTGCCCTTGATGACCTATTTTCTGCATATAAAAATGCAAGGAATCAAATGGAGTGTGGAGAGCATGAAGAATTTCAACTGAATTTGGTTGCTAAAGTGGGAAAATTTCTGTTTCATAGGTTTGGTTTTCTTCTTAGATAATTCATCTTTTTGCCATGCATATACTAACTTAAATACGAAAGTATTGAAGATTGTAAAAACCCACATTAGAAAACTGACAGAGTTAAATACCACATATATTGAATGGATGTGCTAATAATTGCATGGAAGCCTTTTGTATAAAATCTCAAACGTCAAGGGAAACTTTGACCGAAAGCATGTATACGTGATATCCCTAAGTGGTACTTGAAAGCGTGCTATATTATCTTCAAAGATTAATTTGGTTTGTTTCTTCGCAACTGTCAGGACCCCTTCGATGAACCTGGAATCTATAAGGGAAGGTTTGGATACTGAAACCTTGATAAAATTGAAGAAGTCTTTTTATGCAAACGTTCCGTTGTCGTATAAGGAAAACATTGTAAAGGAAGTTGTCCCTAAGATTTGTGTTGAGCTCAAAGGGAAGAACGAGTTATACTATGTAAAGGTATATTTGTTTTGTTATATTCACGTCAACTAGCTAAATTCATACTTTCACAGATATCCAAAGTGTTTGAATATATTAAATCTCTCTCCTTTGTTCCTTGTTCTTGTATAGTTGTCTGACTCTAGACGACCAAAATCAATCATCACTTGCAAATGCAGTGTAGCAAAAGAACATGGAAAACTACAACTATGCAAGGCAagtttttaaattcataaaatatgGATGTGTAGTTTACTTATTGCAAAATCACGCACTGttatgtgttttattttttcgtTTAGTGAGACTTGCATCAAATGGCCATTTTCTTTTAGATGGAGCTGGATCCACTGCGTTACATGGTCACGAACATACCATGCCTTAATAAAAATTTGGACCTCAGACTCATGCTATGCACGAAGAAGATCGTAACAGCTTTCGCTGTAAGTTGCTATACCTGGAACACCATtgagaatttttattttattcttcgtTGATTAAAATTGTTGGTGTATCCAGGATGATGAGATGCAATACATTAGGGATGTAATTAGTTCGGCGATTCTGGATTCAAATGTGAAGGGAGGGAGGGTTGAGATGGCCACTAGGGAAAGCGTTTTCTGGAGGCCGGTATAATGTCGTTGGAATTTGGCATACATTTACCACTACTTATGAAAATCCATCTCTGAAACTAAAGTTAAGGCATGCGAATCGCTTCGATTTTACAACCTCAGCTGGTGAAACTGGTTGGGAGGTTAGGCTGTTTCTGAAAATGCTCGTTTCAAAGTTACACGTAAGTCTTGTATTTTTCTCTCACAACCAAGCATCTATCATGTAATGTACCAAGAAAAGATCTATCATGTAACATACGTTGATCTTATTCTTTCGATTTTTCAGGAGGAGAATGTTGAAGTCGGCTTGATTTCTGATATGCTGCAGGAGAATGTGAAGTTGATATGGGACAACTTCTTATGCTGTGAACCTTTTCTAACATGAAATGGAACTGCACGTTGTAAACTTCTCTATTGGAACAATGATTTAACACATGGTTCGTTGTAAACCCCGGTATTTTTTGGCACTCGGTTCCTTCATCTTAAGTCATGTTTAGTTTACTTTTTAGATTCGGAACTCTTACTCGAGCTGATGGCGAGATCTTTTCTGTTGTTGGAGTGATTGTTTGTGGAGTGATTTGCTTTGCTCAATTATGATTTTGTCATTACACTGTGGGATGATGGTTATGAATTTGTGATTTCAGAATGTTTAGTTTTACTTATGTATtacgagaaatgataaggagACTATCTCAAAAGTGAGGCTCTCAATGGACTCTCCGCTACCTCATGCTTTTGACACAATTCTTGTGCCAACAttacaaaacattgtgcaaaaaaTGCGAGGTGACAAAGTGTCCATGGAGACTCCAACTTTGAGAAAGTCTCCTTAGTATTTCTCTTACAAGGAAAGTTGAGATTTTAgtataaaatcaattgatagTAGGGAAAAACCCGATTCATTATAAGCTTATGCAAAGTTCGTTAACCTTATGATGGgagacaatccttgataagaaAGATGTAACTACTAGATACCTAGATTTCTAGTCATACGTGAATTGAATAATAATctaaatgtttaatttaagcatTTAATTAAACCATTATCCCTTATATGAGGTCTCTAGTTGATTTTTTTAACCTTGACGGTACAAGGAATACTTATTAATAAGAAAATTAAAGTTACACTTAGATAAGAGGAACAAAAACCTTATCCTCGTAACACAAAAAACGAGGAAGGAATCAAAACTTGACCCCTCCTAAATCTTGAAGAAAATGAATACAAGAAAATAGGGTTTCTAATGACCAAAACCCCtcaaacaaaacttaaaagTCATTGCAACCGACAATCTACAAATTATATTCCGAAAAAGATTACTCCGAGTTGAATTATTCTCTCTAATAGTTTctcttgtattaaaaaaaattataattgtaCCTCATTTGTCAAGAATTTCCGATTCAAATGATTAAAGATGTTTACTATGTGTGCACAATCCTCCCTTCACAAAGCATGTGAACTGGGGACcatatggacctacaaaacGTCGATAAAAGTTAAACATAGTAATGGGAAAAAACAATTTCACTATCAaaaacttcttttttatttttttactttataaAAACCATCCAGCAAGGTTTGTCACAGAACCGTGTACAGAGAAATCTCTGATGagtctattttatttatatattttatcctaATTTTAGTATGCTTTGATATTACTTTGGtgaaattttgatactttgattcatatttttaaAGTAAAACATGCGACTTCTTCTTGAGCAAAAAGTGATGAAggggatgaattttggagtgattccaattgaagGATGTTCGTGAGTCCTCAGATTGGTCGTGTCAaagtttcagattttcctaacaaGCAGTTAATTTATGGCAATGAAATAAAGGAGTAGTGTGCGAAGCTGTCAAAATGACGTTTTGGTCTTATTTGGGCTTTTTGGCATCCAAGATGGTGTCTTTTGTTATTGGACTCTTATGGAGAAATGTTCAGAACATCTTACGCTTTAAAATAAGCTATCTTGGTCTGTTTTGGAGGTGTTTAAGGCCTAGAATGTGGTTGTTTTGGAGATAAGTTCATAACATCTCAAGCTTTAAAATAAGCTATATTGGGCATGTTTTGAAGGTGTTTTAGGCCTAGAACGTGGCTGTTTTGTGGCTAGGCTGATTTCCCATTATTGTTTAGAATTATATTTCCTAGTTTCTTTTTACTTATTATGTTTCTtagtttttagaagaccttttaTGAGAATGATTTTATTTGCTAGTAATATAAATAAGGCTTATTACACCATATGGAGGCATTACTTTGGAGAATTTGGCTTAGAGAGCTTTTGACTATTTGAGTTTATTTAGAAGGTGTTTTCTATTcatgtttttaaaaatatttttctttatgatgTGCGTAATTAGTCTCTTTTGTTAGGGCGAGGCCACGAGTCTTAACAAGAATAtgtaatttcttttcaatttgtttaTGATTTATACATACAGATTTTGTATTATTGTGTttgaaactatctaattgttttgatgcttgatcaccattaggatatttagaaaatgaatttgatgcaattttggtcggatgACTGTTCCTGAAATTGATGAAGGCTTCTTAcggttaataattgtaatttcacttaggatgaatactgTGTTTTAAGGGTTCattgtttttcaaaaggttttcataaagctTAAAAGAGTCTTgaatgtttagatttgatctgaataccatgaacggattgcatgtttgaaATACGTTCTATATTGGAGGTCCAAGTATAGCATACTTTAAAAAAACCTAACCcttcaaaatatttttaattggtTGAGAGAACTATATAAAATTGTTAAGGTGACAATGAAATTATAGTTCTTTTACAAACTACAACTTTATTTTCAAAATccgttttcttttgtttccttactttgctgatttatttaattatttaattaaaaatcgtttttattattttaaatttcaaaatcaattttttttcaaacttaatTTTAAATAGGTAATTAAGAATTAGCTAAATACAAATGATTTAATCAATCTATATAGAAACCGATCTTATTTGAACcgtttatattataattattttagtatCTTGTCcttttgcaaatatttttaaatattttttttgaaaaaatcctATCAACCTCCACCAAGTTGTCTTGTcactagaaaaagaaaaaagaaaaagttgaagGAGTTGAAGAAAAGGTGCAAACCTTCGAATTCCATGTCTACAAAACCTGCAATGCACATGGTAAAGCTACTACAATTTCTTATCTTAAATCTTTTTTTGGTCTCCCAGTTTTCAACTTTCTATCTGCCTCTCTGGGTACTGATTTCTGGGtaggttcttcttcttcttcttcttcttcttcttcttcttcttctctctctctctacttatCAAATTCTCCCCATTAATTATTTGATCGTCTTTATATATTTACTTTGAGTGTTTTATCTGCTCTGTTGTGTGTTCATATCAATCCGAAGCTATATATTTTGCTCCAAGAAAGTGATCAAAATAATTACCCAGTTGATCAATTTATCAGGAAAGCACCCTACCTACCATGATCACATTCTCGGagaaggatcctctccggatctctcTCGGGGGATCCATGGGGGTCGTTTAATCTTGGCCCTTCACGGAAATCGTGCGGTCACaattaattattctttttttctACGCAAGCCCACGTAATCCTTCTGCCTTTGTCTGAGCACCCGCCCCACCTCCGCACCGCCGCACcgccatcttcttcatcttccatTTTTGCCTCCAGATCCTTCAATTCTCTTATTCCCAACCATTTTGGGTAAAATACAAAACTACAAAccatgtttttattatttttttgaagtctaGGACAAACCGAGCAGCAATCCGAACGCCGTGGTGGTGTTGGCTGTATTCGCTGGGTCTGGCGGCTCTGCACCTACATCGCCTCCGACGACGGCGACACCTGCGCGTCCGCCAACCCCGACGAGTTCGAACCCATCCCTCGCATCTGCCGCCTAATCCCCATGTTTTCCCTTTACCTTTGCCTTCTGTCGTTGACTTTAACATTAAACTTTGAAACACTAAACCTCCTAAagtaattgaatgaaaaagtaGAGAATTTTAGAAAATTTGCGggtcggaggaagaaggaagaaggaagaaagaagcAGTGAGGGAGGTGAGTGCCTCGTTTGGCGTGAaagatgacaaaaaaaaataaaattagtttttgACCGTTCGATTTACGTAGACGATCTGGATTGAAGGATCCCCACGGATCCTCAGAGAGAGATTCGGAGATGATCTTGGTCCACTTTATCAGGCGAACCATTTTTGTAATTGTTCCAAATTCGAATGAAAGgtttcaactttcttcattttcCTCAGCAACCAGATAAACCAATAAGAACACTTGTTGCTGCATAAATATGACTACTCTGTTTTTGGGTTGCCCTCACTTTGATCCTTCGTTTTTATAGGCATAAGTGCTAGTTCTACAATGGCTTACGTTCCACCACACAGGCGGCACTCGAAGGGACCGGAGAGGCCATTGCTCAAACCAGAGCTGCTTGCTCCTCAATCCAAGAAAAACTTAAATGTTAAGCCATATAATAAGTCTATTGTGGATTGGACGGAAAATATAGTTTATGCAGACCATTCTACACATCGATGGTGCGCCATCCCTTTGGATGACGAGAACCAGTTTCCATCTTCTGTTAATCTTGAGCCTGTTACCTTGGAGTCTGCTGTGCTGAATTTTGGAGAAAATCATCTAGCTTTGATCAATACTGGTCTAGATAATGGTTAGAACTTCAATAATTCTTTTTGTGCATGTATTTTATAAGTTGTTACTTGGGTTATGGATTTGTTTGGCTGATACTTGATAGAAGGCGGTGAGGTGGAGTGGAACTTGCCAAGGAGCCCTTGGGAATATATAACAGAAAATGTGCTGGAAGACTTGCTTTCGGCATTTAAACACGTGAGGAATGAAATGAAGTCTGCAAGGCCCAAAGAAGTAAGTCCAACTTTGGTTGCCAGAGTGGGGAAAGTACTCTTTCGCAGGTTAGATTTCCTCCTCATCTAATTCACTGGTTAGCTTTCGAGCCTTTTGTGCCATTCATTAACTTGATTATGTAATGCGATTATTCATTAATTTGTTCTTTTAGTTGCCTCAGGATACTGGTTAAAGTAGAACAAAAAATAGTTATACTATGATAAAAGGTCATATTTTGGCATTTTAGCTCAGAAGATACGGTGCCAAGTTTGACAGTGAAGTAGGATTATCAAATTCTGCCCTTGTTTTTGATACTTGATACATATATTTCAGTATTGATGCTTAATCACTGTCAACCATCTCATATTTCACATTAGTTTTGTAACAACAGGAAAGAATCTTGTACTACTCCTTAGTTATACATGAGCAGATGAAAGACAATCTTTTGTTGAAATCTTTGTATGAGTTAACATGGAATCTatcagaaaaaaaattgtttactGAAGCCTTGAAACAATGGAGGAAATCATTTTGCACAAACATCCCCGTTTCATTTAAggaaaagattttaaaggaagTTGTCTCGAAAGTTGTAGTTGATTTCGAAGAGGAGAAACATATACCAAGTAAAGCTTTTCAGCCTATTGTTCTTTTAGTTGATCGTTTCATGCGATTATCCTTTTTACCTTTATATTGTTCTCTTATCTGCCTCAGAATACTGGTTGAAGTAGAACAAAATAATAGTATATTCTATGATAAAAGGTTACATTTGGCATTTTAGTTTAGAAGGTAGGATGCCAAGTTGAACAGTGAAGGACTCTAAAACTCTGCCTTTGTTTTTCGATACTTGATCAATATTATTTTGGTATCGATGCTTAATTACTGTCGATAATgatatttcatataatttgtaCACAAACAGATGTATACATAGCAATttttgttgaaatctttgaatcAGGAGCCCTTCAATTAACATGGAATCCATCAGAAAAAATTATGGTACTGAAATCTTGCAACAATGGAGGCGATTATTTTACATAAACACTCCTGTTTCATATAAGGGAAAGATTGTGAACGAAGTTGTCCCGAAAATTGGAGTTGATTTCGAAGAGGAGGAAGATACATACGAATTACAGGTATTTCTTTTAGACACGTCAACTTACTGAGTTCTGAGTTCATGTGTTCCAGAATTCTGACTGTAGCTATTGAATTGCTCATTCATTTTATTCTTGTATAGTTGTCTGATTCTACGAGTCCAGAGTCCACTCTCTTCTGCAGATGTCGGGTAATGAAAGAACATGGAAAGCTACAACTCTGTGAGGCAAGTTTTCCAATTCATGCCAACTAAATTTGATGAAACCGTATATGTTGCATCAATATCACAATTGAGTTGCCACAATATTGATTAGATAACTTGGATATAATATTATGCAGCAAAAATATGGGTATTGTATAATAAAACTCAATGTTTCAACCACTGAATGTGATTAAGTTCTCCAatttttggaataatttgtgaGGAGCCTTTCCAGATCATTAATATTTTCCGGACTCTTCCCTCTCTTAATTTTTCCTGTTGCTTGGCTTAGGGTTTGTATCCTGAGATTTACATCGAAATGTCAACTTTCTTTCAGATCAAATTGAAACCAGTGCGTAACATGGTAATGGACATTTCATGCACTACTAAGAATCTGGACCTGAGACTAATGCTGTGCACGGAGAAACTCGTAACTGATCTGACTGTAAGCTGCTTTGCCCCGTCCTTTATAAATTTACATTTCTAATCCTTGTTTCAGCAAAGATATTAATTTTGACCTATATTTATCTTCAAGCCACAATCAAAACAAAGAATGTAACGTTTTCTAGAAATGTAACAGGACGATATGGGTTAACCGTACTGGATCCCTGGCTGAACTTATGCTTCTTAGAATGAAGTTTCGTGATCATATTAATTGTTGCCATTTCAGAATGATGAGATGCAAAGCATCACGGATCTGATTAATTCTGCGATTCTAGATCCAGATTTGAAGGGTGGATTGAGGTGGCCCCCGGGGAAGGAGTCTTCTGGAGATAAATACACAGTTGTTAGGGTTTGTCACGGAATGGGTAGTACGTATAGAAATTCATCACTGGGACTTAAAGTAAAACACTACGATCGATTTGATTTGAGAACCTTAACTGGGGAAGCTTCCTGGGGAATAAGTCTGATGCTGGAAAACGTCGTGTCAAAGTTACAGGTAAAGGCTGCCTATTCTCTTGGacattttttttagttcataTGCTGAAATAAAAGATTAGTTTGAGAAAGTTTGTCGTGCGCTGAAATCTCCtgttcttttaattttcaggAAGAGAATGTTGAAGCCAGCACAATTTCTGAGATACTCAAGGGAGATATGCAGTTGATATGGGATAACTTCTTGAGCTTTGAACGTTTTCTAACATGAAATTGCATGTTGTAAATCAGTGATAACGTTCTGTGCGATGTGTATATATCTGTCTACCTCCTTTGTTTTATGTTCAACTTTCGGCATCGTTTGATGAATAATTAGTAACTGTTTTTGTATTTCTTGCAATTCTGTTTGTATCTGGCATCTTTGATGGTTAATGAAATTTTCTCGATTTTACATTCGATGACTACACTGCCAGTAAATGCTTCGGCTCACGTGTTTCTTACAACCAAGATGGTTAATGAACTTTTTGCAGTTTCTTTTAGCCTTGCGTCCCAACCCCACAAGCGGCGGttaaaggaaaaggaaatttTGTTACAAGATTCTGAACACACATTGATAATAGGTGGAGTATATATACTCTCTAGGTTCTATAGTAACTTCTAGTAACCTAATGCAAggttttttaactttttgatGACGGATAATGCTCAACATCACACGTTAAAGATCCAAATGTTTATACATTAATTGTCCTTTGGTTTTTTAACTTTTCGATGGAGAAGATGAAGGATTTTTTCTTCGTATTGATTTGTTATTAGAGAAGAAGGGTTTTCTTTAATAATGAATCCCCATTTTtaaattggattttcattcacGTAGCACAAATTTTGTGGGGCTGTGACGCTcacacgagtagataatggagAAACTAACATAAATTGATACAGATGTATGACATTTGTATGAAATTGTTAGTCgtcttaaaaaattgaaaattttgaaaaatgtaccaAATTTGATTTGGACAAAAACTTGAGGAGACAAAATGAACCTTTTTTCTTACATTTTTCGTTGAGTTAGATAAATTTCAATCCCAAATTTCTGGCCCAATGAACTCCAAAAATGGCTTTTGAGTTGTAAAATGAGCATTTCAAAGCTAATTTTATTCTTTATTAAAACCCTCTGGTAAGAGTTATTTAATACtacattttaataatatttctcttTACTAGTAAGTGTAAGTGAaagattttaagtttgattttcgtcaaatatgaatttgaaccacattattatagcaaactcattgtgaggcttagccatCTCCGTCTACGGTCTGGTGATATtcatctttacttgtaagtaagaggtattagttcgaatctcgtggatgtcGAATTTGGTACCAAATTAGATtgctcattgtgtggcttaTCCAAACTCCCTATTCtcttaatttaaaatatatcgttatttaaaaaaatgtaaataatatcgtttgtacaaaaaaaaaaaaaaaaaaaaaacctctagcAAAGTTAAttagcaaaaagaaaaagaaaagcccTCCGTCGAGGTTTGtcacaaaaaaaacatataacCCTCACCAAATTGTCTCTAAAacgaaaatgaaaaagaaaaaaagacctCCAGCGAGTTGTctttaaaatgaaaaagaaaaggaagaaccCCTCTAGCAAGTTGTAATCCTATATAATCAACGTGGAGCTTCAGTCATGATTCATTGGGTTGAGATAATTCAagataattttaatgaaaagttttcggtactatttattttaacgataaatcacatttttacattaaaaaacaattttgatattattcactttactctttattttgtcattttcattaaaattcaaaattttcaaatttttttcattagtttttctttaatttcaaaGCATTCATCCTAagcatttccttttttttttttttttcaaatggcGTCTACTTCTTCCAGCTCTTCCTcctttatccttctccttacactactgttgaccctaaaaattaccaagcctacgtggcgcgcaggccgagtaactagtgagctaactacgtcattcggttgtatgtgggcgtgccaactcgtcggccgacgagtaaaatatgttgatgttgcgttgggtgcgctattgacttctgaatctcgcgactgcggctgaggaaggaacactctcggccttcgggttctagagcctgaagacaaggctgctagttctgcgaagttcaatatcaaattctgctttcaatgtgccgaatgtaataacttgtaacacctcacttcgccgaaaaggctaatgagatgacctttgccaataaggattcgaaaatccttctcgactgagacttggatagataactattcgacgcagtgctgtttatccaaactaaaggtgctctgtggtcggctgattctacggcaacaatgctgtttatccaaactgaagatgttcgccagTTGCCTTCataatgctgtttatccaaactgaagatgtgtttgcaaaaaagaaaataaaaaatctcaagatgtttgagaggtttcgtGTAGAGCGAGGATTTGCGCAtgacagtttgtgtgttgagttggagaTCCCTCAATGCTGCACAGTCTTCATGTATTTATAGCGTTGGATATCTACCTGGA is part of the Malus domestica chromosome 12, GDT2T_hap1 genome and encodes:
- the LOC103423592 gene encoding uncharacterized protein isoform X5, whose translation is MSQFWGFHVRLCKLFVFKKKLRIRSNVYCKSCWSNFQFFIAALQALYHQGTTSGVKMAYVPPHKRHLKETERPLLTPELFAPQFKKNLNVKPSEFDVETSSKSFLYANHALSRFYTVGLDDQNQFPSTVKLEPISLDSTYWNNEENL
- the LOC103423592 gene encoding uncharacterized protein isoform X2 encodes the protein MAAMESLIMEREARLEIERQQNSLSYEHRRVQRELSSATQKKKLRIRSNVYCKSCWSNFQFFIAALQALYHQGTTSGVKMAYVPPHKRHLKETERPLLTPELFAPQFKKNLNVKPSEFDVETSSKSFLYANHALSRFYTVGLDDQNQFPSTVKLEPISLDSTYWNNEENL
- the LOC103423592 gene encoding uncharacterized protein isoform X3; the encoded protein is MCDFASSLCSRKRLSLFFGNFVCVCKPFVHQKKLRIRSNVYCKSCWSNFQFFIAALQALYHQGTTSGVKMAYVPPHKRHLKETERPLLTPELFAPQFKKNLNVKPSEFDVETSSKSFLYANHALSRFYTVGLDDQNQFPSTVKLEPISLDSTYWNNEENL
- the LOC103423592 gene encoding uncharacterized protein isoform X4 yields the protein MCDFASSLCSRKRLSLFFGNFKKLRIRSNVYCKSCWSNFQFFIAALQALYHQGTTSGVKMAYVPPHKRHLKETERPLLTPELFAPQFKKNLNVKPSEFDVETSSKSFLYANHALSRFYTVGLDDQNQFPSTVKLEPISLDSTYWNNEENL
- the LOC103423592 gene encoding uncharacterized protein isoform X1, translated to MECGEHEEFQLNLVAKVGKFLFHRTPSMNLESIREGLDTETLIKLKKSFYANVPLSYKENIVKEVVPKICVELKGKNELYYVKLSDSRRPKSIITCKCSVAKEHGKLQLCKMELDPLRYMVTNIPCLNKNLDLRLMLCTKKIVTAFADDEMQYIRDVISSAILDSNVKGGRVEMATRESVFWRPV
- the LOC103423594 gene encoding uncharacterized protein isoform X1; translated protein: MKGISASSTMAYVPPHRRHSKGPERPLLKPELLAPQSKKNLNVKPYNKSIVDWTENIVYADHSTHRWCAIPLDDENQFPSSVNLEPVTLESAVLNFGENHLALINTGLDNEGGEVEWNLPRSPWEYITENVLEDLLSAFKHVRNEMKSARPKEVSPTLVARVGKVLFRRSPSINMESIRKNYGTEILQQWRRLFYINTPVSYKGKIVNEVVPKIGVDFEEEEDTYELQLSDSTSPESTLFCRCRVMKEHGKLQLCEIKLKPVRNMVMDISCTTKNLDLRLMLCTEKLVTDLTNDEMQSITDLINSAILDPDLKGGLRWPPGKESSGDKYTVVRVCHGMGSTYRNSSLGLKVKHYDRFDLRTLTGEASWGISLMLENVVSKLQEENVEASTISEILKGDMQLIWDNFLSFERFLT
- the LOC103423594 gene encoding uncharacterized protein isoform X2, with the translated sequence MKGISASSTMAYVPPHRRHSKGPERPLLKPELLAPQSKKNLNVKPYNKSIVDWTENIVYADHSTHRWCAIPLDDENQFPSSVNLEPVTLESAVLNFGENHLALINTGLDNGGEVEWNLPRSPWEYITENVLEDLLSAFKHVRNEMKSARPKEVSPTLVARVGKVLFRRSPSINMESIRKNYGTEILQQWRRLFYINTPVSYKGKIVNEVVPKIGVDFEEEEDTYELQLSDSTSPESTLFCRCRVMKEHGKLQLCEIKLKPVRNMVMDISCTTKNLDLRLMLCTEKLVTDLTNDEMQSITDLINSAILDPDLKGGLRWPPGKESSGDKYTVVRVCHGMGSTYRNSSLGLKVKHYDRFDLRTLTGEASWGISLMLENVVSKLQEENVEASTISEILKGDMQLIWDNFLSFERFLT
- the LOC103423594 gene encoding uncharacterized protein isoform X4: MAYVPPHRRHSKGPERPLLKPELLAPQSKKNLNVKPYNKSIVDWTENIVYADHSTHRWCAIPLDDENQFPSSVNLEPVTLESAVLNFGENHLALINTGLDNGGEVEWNLPRSPWEYITENVLEDLLSAFKHVRNEMKSARPKEVSPTLVARVGKVLFRRSPSINMESIRKNYGTEILQQWRRLFYINTPVSYKGKIVNEVVPKIGVDFEEEEDTYELQLSDSTSPESTLFCRCRVMKEHGKLQLCEIKLKPVRNMVMDISCTTKNLDLRLMLCTEKLVTDLTNDEMQSITDLINSAILDPDLKGGLRWPPGKESSGDKYTVVRVCHGMGSTYRNSSLGLKVKHYDRFDLRTLTGEASWGISLMLENVVSKLQEENVEASTISEILKGDMQLIWDNFLSFERFLT
- the LOC103423594 gene encoding uncharacterized protein isoform X3 — protein: MAYVPPHRRHSKGPERPLLKPELLAPQSKKNLNVKPYNKSIVDWTENIVYADHSTHRWCAIPLDDENQFPSSVNLEPVTLESAVLNFGENHLALINTGLDNEGGEVEWNLPRSPWEYITENVLEDLLSAFKHVRNEMKSARPKEVSPTLVARVGKVLFRRSPSINMESIRKNYGTEILQQWRRLFYINTPVSYKGKIVNEVVPKIGVDFEEEEDTYELQLSDSTSPESTLFCRCRVMKEHGKLQLCEIKLKPVRNMVMDISCTTKNLDLRLMLCTEKLVTDLTNDEMQSITDLINSAILDPDLKGGLRWPPGKESSGDKYTVVRVCHGMGSTYRNSSLGLKVKHYDRFDLRTLTGEASWGISLMLENVVSKLQEENVEASTISEILKGDMQLIWDNFLSFERFLT